The DNA region tgtggtgctgaggaatcgaacccagggcttcatgtatacaaggcgagcactttaccactaggccatattcccagcccctggtatgtttttttttttttttttttcttgctgcgaTTAACAgtgtttcattcttctttgtgaCTAAATGACCCTTATAGGTACCTCTTTTGCTTATCCCTTCACTTTTACTtttcctttagtttgtttttgtcttggacTATAAATGGTCTATTCTGTAAATAATGTGTAAGTAGTTCATatgttcatgtaatttttttaccagtcctggagcttgaactcagggcctgagcactgtccctgacttctttttgctcaaggctagccctctaccacttgagccacagcaccacttctagtttttctgtttatgtagtgctgaggagtcaaGCCATGTAATTTTGATGGCCACCAATAGTTGACATAATAGTGACACGAGTAGTGTCCATGCTGGTTGGAGAGTtggattcctcctcctcctggtggGAGGGTTCTACTTAGTGGGATGGCTCTGGAGGAGTTCTGGTTGGGGGGATGTGTGAGGTTGTACTTTCTGGGCATGGCTTTCCAGCATCTCCCTGGTGGGAAGGACCCTGTATGAGGGGCTGGGCTTTGTGCTTTCTCCTTGGTCTGTTCTTCTTTCTGCATGCAAGAAGGCCTTTCCCACTTGGATATCTCGTGAGGTTGACAAGGTACCTAAGGGCTGCCCTCTGGGGGGATCTAGTTGGTGAGTGGAAGGTTCCCAGGGGTGAATGGAGAGTTGAGATTCACCTGCTTGGTGGTTGGGAAGTTGAGNNNNNNNNNNNNNNNNNNNNNNNNNNNNNNNNNNNNNNNNNNNNNNNNNNNNNNNNNNNNNNNNNNNNNNNNNNNNNNNNNNNNNNNNNNNNNNNNNNNNNNNNNNNNNNNNNNNNNNNNNNNNNNNNNNNNNNNNNNNNNNNNNNNNNNNNNNNNNNNNNNNNNNNNNNNNNNNNNNNNNNNNNNNNNNNNNNNNNNNNNNNNNNNNNNNNNNNNNNNNNNNNNNNNNNNNNNNNNNNNNNNNNNNNNNNNNNNNNNNNNNNNNNNNNNNNNNNNNNNNNNNNNNNNNNNNNNNNNNNNNNNNNNNNNNNNNNNNNNNNNNNNNNNNNNNNNNNNNNNNNNNNNNNNNNNNNNNNNNNNNNNNNNNNNNNNNNNNNNNNNNNNNNNNNNNNNNNNNNNNNNNNNNNNNNNNNNNNNNNNNNNNNNNNNNNNNNNNNNNNNNNNNNNNNNNNNNNNNNNNNNNNNNNNNNNNNNNNNNNNNNNNNNNNNNNNNNNNNNNNGAGAGACGCTATCTCGGGCCCGCTGAGGTCactgtgaccctggctggtcagctcgCTGCTGGGCGTGAGGGAATTGGCCGCCTCGAGCTTCGCCAGGAGATCCTGGCCCAGGttgtgcctcttggccatgtgGGTCTTCATGCTGTGCTTGGAGGTGAAGAGTTTGTTACAGGTGGACACAGGGCAGCGGCTCTTCCACGTGTCCACGTCCTGCAGGTGCTTCTTGGAGTGGATGTAGAGGCTGCTGCGGGCCGAGAACCTGGCGCAGCAGCCTTCCACGGGACACACGAAGGGCTTGGTGCCCAGGTGGGTGATGCTGTGGCCTTTGAGGTGCTCGGCCCTGGTGAAGGACTTGCCGCAGCCCTCCACGGGGCAGGTGAACCTGCGGTCGTCCTCATGCTTCCTCTTGTGCCGCAGGAGCTTGGACATGCTGGTGAAGTTCCAGCCGCAGCCGTCGAAGTCGCAGAGGAAGGGCCTCTCGCCCGTGTGGCTGCGCAGGTGGATTTTCAGGCGGCAAGCCTTGTCGTACTGCTTGCTGCAGCCCGGGAAGGAGCAGGCGAAGAGCTCCTGCTCCCTGAAATGGGCGCGGTTGTGGGAGAACAGGGCGCTGACGGTGATGAAGGTCTTCTTGCAGCCCGAGAAGGCGCATTGGTAGGGCCTCTCGGGCTCGAAGTGGCTGCGCTGGTGGGTGCTGAGCTTGGCCTGCGTGGGGAAGGTCTCCTCGCACACCTCACACTTGAACGAGTTCTCCTGCTCGTGGCCCTTCATGTGCGCCTTGAGGTTGTACACGGTGGTGAAGCTCTTGCCGCAGCCCTCGACCGGGCAGCCAAAGGGCCGCAGCTTGTCGTGCGACTGCAGGTGCCGCTTGAGCTTGTAGGACGTGGTGAAGGTCCAGCCGCAGCCGCCCAGGGGGCACTTGAAGGGCCGCTGGCCCTGGCTGCTGCTGTGCGTCAGCAGGTGCACCTTCAGCTGGTGCTTCTTGGCGAACGTCTGTCCGCACTGCGCTTCGGGGCACAGGTACAGCACCACGCCCGGGTGGCCGGGCACCAGCGGCCCGCGGGGGCTCTGGGCGGCCGCGGCCGggccctccgcctcctcctcgggCGCCGGCGCGGGCGCCGACGCGGGCTCGGCCGGCTCGGCCAGCAGGAGGTCGGGCGGCAGCTCGGGGCAGTCGCCCAGCTGCGCAgcggcgtgcgggaagccggccgGCGGGGCGGCCGGACTCCCAGGCTGCGGCTGCGGGAAAGGCGCGACCCCGGGCTCCCAGGCGGGCAGCGGGGGCGTGGTCAGGGTCAGGACTCCATTCTCGAAGCGCAGCAGCAGGTCCTGGTTGTGGATGGTGATGGTGCCCGCGAAGGccgccgcggggcccggcgcggGGCTCAGGCCCGGCACGGGGCCCGCCACCGGCACCGACACGGGCACGGGCACCGGCACCGGCACGGGCACCGACACGGGCACCGGGGCCGCCGCCACGGCCGACAGCCGGCGGGGGGCTAGCGCGGGGCGGCCGGCGGGCCGCGCGCCGCTCTCGCCCCGCTGGGGCCCCAGGCCCGCCTCGGCCTCCTCCCTCCGCACCGGCCCTCCGGCCTGCTCCGCGCCCGCGCTTTCCACGTCGCCACCCACCGGGTCGAGCAGCAACAGGAAAAAGTCGTCGCCTCCGCCGCCGATCGCAAGATCCGGCCTGGGCGCCAGcgggctcgggctcgggctcGGGCCAGGGCCCCGCGAGGCCCTGTGGGCCTCCTCGCTCCGCGGCCTGGCCGCGCCATCTTGGGCCCCCCGGAGCAGAAGGAGGCGGCGCGCCGGGGCCTGACAAGCCGGCGAGTTGGGGCCTGGGTggaccccgccgccgccgcccgcggggctgccgccgccgccgccgccgccctgcgCCGTCCGGCGAGCCAGCAGCAGCCTCGGGATTTCCATCTCTGTGTCGCTGAGGCTCTGCTGGAACCGGAGCCGAGGCGGAGGCGCGACCCCGCCCCCTGCCGCGGGCCCAAACATgttcctcaaaggaaaaaaaaatgtgcaatgCGCAGAAACTGGCCCTATCAGATATTAAAACGTGTTTAACGCCATCGTGATTTAAATATTCGGGTCCTGGCTCTCTGCAACTGCGTGGAGAGCCCGGGGGCACAGCCCCCTGTAAAGAAATGAGGGCCCCTGTTGCTCTTAGGAAGTCGCCAAGGGCATCAGacccacggggggaggggggaagcagatGACAGCTCCTCTGCTCCTGGAGCTGCAGCACCTAGGCGGTCTGGCACACAGGATGACTTAAGTCCCTACCTCACTGCCTACAGAGGAAATTAACATGTTCCTGCCCGCCTGCCTGGTGCCCCCAGCCTGTTGCCTGGCGCTGCTTCTGTGTGGAAATGACTCAGGGCTGGccctctggctggctggctggccaaGAGCAAACGTCTGTCCCAGGAATGGTCTTGAGCAAACTCACAGAGAAAAATGCCCAGGTGCATCGGGTTTCGTCCTTCTGGCCCGGACATCAGAGCAAGGGATGGGGCCCAATCACCTGGCAGCCTAGACCTGCAAAGCCTGCAGGGTGAAAGCTATTCCTTCTGGAATCTGCAACACCCAGCCCGAGCCTGGGTTCGCCTGTAGACTCACTTCTCAGCCTGAAGGCACACTCTGGCCGTCCACCATCATCACTTACGCCAGGTGAAGTTTCCTGTCCCATGCGTTTCAGTCCCAGTGTCACCGAACAAGCAAGGACTCCTTCAGTTGGTTCTCCACTCAGGGAAGCTTCTAAACTGGCACGAGTCGCAGTTCAAGGAGTCTAGGTTAAGCCCTAAGTCACTGCATTTGGCTCCCTGGAGTTaaagcattccatagccacccGTGTACCTGATCTCATTGAACTGTGGCATTCTGTCATGCTGTCGTGGATGCAGCCTGGGATGCCTGCTGAGCTAATGCATCATGGTGACCCTCCAACCTGTGTGACATCAGTGAGTTGACCAGTGACCTAAGTATAGGCTGCAGGAACTGGCCAGTGAAAAGCTGAGGGGATGACTGGATTGTGGAACTCTTCTCTCTGGAATAACCCATgatttctccccctcccaccaccaccaccacatcccCAACTTAGCAGTTGATAGTAAATACTTTCAGGCCTCTTGTCAGGAAAAGCAAGTTTTCTTCTTCCACaagaattcaaacctcagcaaAGTTTCTACCCATTCTGTTCTTTCTCTTGATTAAATCATGGCAGGAAGCA from Perognathus longimembris pacificus isolate PPM17 chromosome 28, ASM2315922v1, whole genome shotgun sequence includes:
- the LOC125343113 gene encoding zinc finger X-linked protein ZXDB-like; the encoded protein is MFGPAAGGGVAPPPRLRFQQSLSDTEMEIPRLLLARRTAQGGGGGGGSPAGGGGGVHPGPNSPACQAPARRLLLLRGAQDGAARPRSEEAHRASRGPGPSPSPSPLAPRPDLAIGGGGDDFFLLLLDPVGGDVESAGAEQAGGPVRREEAEAGLGPQRGESGARPAGRPALAPRRLSAVAAAPVPVSVPVPVPVPVPVSVPVAGPVPGLSPAPGPAAAFAGTITIHNQDLLLRFENGVLTLTTPPLPAWEPGVAPFPQPQPGSPAAPPAGFPHAAAQLGDCPELPPDLLLAEPAEPASAPAPAPEEEAEGPAAAAQSPRGPLVPGHPGVVLYLCPEAQCGQTFAKKHQLKVHLLTHSSSQGQRPFKCPLGGCGWTFTTSYKLKRHLQSHDKLRPFGCPVEGCGKSFTTVYNLKAHMKGHEQENSFKCEVCEETFPTQAKLSTHQRSHFEPERPYQCAFSGCKKTFITVSALFSHNRAHFREQELFACSFPGCSKQYDKACRLKIHLRSHTGERPFLCDFDGCGWNFTSMSKLLRHKRKHEDDRRFTCPVEGCGKSFTRAEHLKGHSITHLGTKPFVCPVEGCCARFSARSSLYIHSKKHLQDVDTWKSRCPVSTCNKLFTSKHSMKTHMAKRHNLGQDLLAKLEAANSLTPSSELTSQGHSDLSGPEIAWRAQTMVTLCSSKQMVFTRIFPPGYAFMIHAHSLDEYYTFINLLFHLKGSIVE